From one Gossypium hirsutum isolate 1008001.06 chromosome D08, Gossypium_hirsutum_v2.1, whole genome shotgun sequence genomic stretch:
- the LOC107917558 gene encoding E3 ubiquitin-protein ligase XBAT33 isoform X1, with amino-acid sequence MGNSFGCSASGERLVSAARDGDLVEAKMLLDCNPCLAKYSTFGGLNSPLHFAAAKGHNEIVALLLENGADVNSRNYCGQTALMQACRYGHWEVVQTLLLFRCNVTRADYLSGRTALHFSAVNGHVRCITLLVADFVPNAPFEAMNNQIEGEKGDGCTVRNKNDQSALSKFVNKAADGGNTSLHMAALNRHFDCVQLLLDLHANVSAVTFHYGTSMDLIGAGSTPLHYAACGGNLKCCQILLARGASRLTLNCNGWLPLDVARMWGRHWLEPLLAPNSDTTIPRFPSSNYLSLPLSSVLNIARECGLQSPTTPLDDADTCAVCLERVCSVAAEGTSSTCCFHKFGCGHELCVRCALYLCSTSHIPSNIVAPPGSIPCPLCRHGILSFVKLPISPVKENRLHVSLGLCTPCMLHPCDADCPSPASEIRNNRVASVSSDIFCPVTCSPFPSVAIPLCTCNDGPCPSFESGETEMQDGSPRRSQSTSIEQDKIEGPRLERTTCSNMFWGRRSCSREHQCNSEINA; translated from the exons ACTCCACTTTTGGGGGCCTTAATTCTCCTCTTCATTTCGCTGCTGCCAAAGGCCACAATGag ATTGTTGCTTTATTGCTTGAAAATGGAGCTGATGTTAATTCCCGGAATTACTGTGGCCAg ACGGCATTGATGCAAGCATGTAGATACGGGCACTGGGAGGTTGTGCAGACCCTTTTGCTCTTCAGATGTAAT GTTACAAGGGCAGATTATCTAAGTGGAAGAACTGCTCTCCATTTTTCTGCTGTAAATGGACATGTACGGTGCATAACACTTCTTGTAGCTGATTTTGTTCCTAATGCTCCTTTTGAAGCTATGAACAACCAAATTGAAGGTGAAAAGGGGGACGGTTGTACTGTGAGAAACAAAAATGATCAAAG TGCACTATCAAAGTTTGTAAATAAGGCAGCTGATGGCGGGAATACTTCTCTTCATATGGCTGCATTAAATAGGCATTTTGATTGTGTGCAGCTTTTGTTAGACCTTCATGCCAATGTATCTGCCGTCACATTTCATTATGGAACATCAATGGATTTAATAG GAGCTGGAAGTACTCCTTTGCATTATGCTGCCTGTGGGGGAAACTTGAAATGTTGCCAG ATCCTTCTTGCAAGAGGAGCCAGTCGGTTGACTTTGAACTGCAATGG GTGGCTGCCACTTGATGTTGCCAGGATGTGGGGTCGTCATTGGCTTGAGCCCTTGCTGGCACCTAATTCTGATACCACAATACCTAGATTTCCTTCTTCCAATTACTTGTCTTTGCCTCTTTCGAGTGTACTTAACATAGCAAG AGAATGTGGGTTGCAGTCCCCAACAACCCCCTTGGATGATGCTGACACTTGTGCAGTCTGCCTTGAAAGAGTATGTAGTGTTGCTGCTGAAGGTACGTCTTCAACTTGCTGTTTCCATAAATTTG GATGTGGGCATGAGTTATGCGTAAGGTGTGCACTCTATCTTTGCTCAACAAGCCACATTCCCTCCAATATCGTGGCCCCACCAGGGTCTATCCCGTGCCCACTTTGTAGACATGGCATTCTCTCCTTTGTCAAATTGCCCATTTCGCCGGTAAAAGAAAATAGGTTACATGTATCCCTTGGCCTCTGTACGCCATGCATGCTTCATCCCTGTGATGCAGATTGCCCATCACCTGCTTCGGAGATCCGAAATAATCGAGTTGCATCAGTTTCTTCGGATATTTTCTGTCCAGTTACCTGTAGTCCTTTTCCTTCTGTTGCCATCCCTTTGTGCACCTGCAATGATGGTCCTTGCCCCTCGTTTGAAAGTGGAGAGACAGAAATGCAAGATGGATCTCCAAGACGTTCACAATCTACATCGATTGAGCAGGATAAAATTGAAGGACCTAGACTGGAGAGAACAACCTGTTCAAACATGTTCTGGGGCAGGAGGAGCTGCAGTAGAGAGCATCAATGCAATTCAGAAATAAATGCTTGA
- the LOC107917558 gene encoding E3 ubiquitin-protein ligase XBAT33 isoform X2, which translates to MGNSFGCSASGERLVSAARDGDLVEAKMLLDCNPCLAKYSTFGGLNSPLHFAAAKGHNEIVALLLENGADVNSRNYCGQTALMQACRYGHWEVVQTLLLFRCNVTRADYLSGRTALHFSAVNGHVRCITLLVADFVPNAPFEAMNNQIEGEKGDGCTVRNKNDQSALSKFVNKAADGGNTSLHMAALNRHFDCVQLLLDLHANVSAVTFHYGTSMDLIGAGSTPLHYAACGGNLKCCQILLARGASRLTLNCNGWLPLDVARMWGRHWLEPLLAPNSDTTIPRFPSSNYLSLPLSSVLNIARECGLQSPTTPLDDADTCAVCLERVCSVAAEGCGHELCVRCALYLCSTSHIPSNIVAPPGSIPCPLCRHGILSFVKLPISPVKENRLHVSLGLCTPCMLHPCDADCPSPASEIRNNRVASVSSDIFCPVTCSPFPSVAIPLCTCNDGPCPSFESGETEMQDGSPRRSQSTSIEQDKIEGPRLERTTCSNMFWGRRSCSREHQCNSEINA; encoded by the exons ACTCCACTTTTGGGGGCCTTAATTCTCCTCTTCATTTCGCTGCTGCCAAAGGCCACAATGag ATTGTTGCTTTATTGCTTGAAAATGGAGCTGATGTTAATTCCCGGAATTACTGTGGCCAg ACGGCATTGATGCAAGCATGTAGATACGGGCACTGGGAGGTTGTGCAGACCCTTTTGCTCTTCAGATGTAAT GTTACAAGGGCAGATTATCTAAGTGGAAGAACTGCTCTCCATTTTTCTGCTGTAAATGGACATGTACGGTGCATAACACTTCTTGTAGCTGATTTTGTTCCTAATGCTCCTTTTGAAGCTATGAACAACCAAATTGAAGGTGAAAAGGGGGACGGTTGTACTGTGAGAAACAAAAATGATCAAAG TGCACTATCAAAGTTTGTAAATAAGGCAGCTGATGGCGGGAATACTTCTCTTCATATGGCTGCATTAAATAGGCATTTTGATTGTGTGCAGCTTTTGTTAGACCTTCATGCCAATGTATCTGCCGTCACATTTCATTATGGAACATCAATGGATTTAATAG GAGCTGGAAGTACTCCTTTGCATTATGCTGCCTGTGGGGGAAACTTGAAATGTTGCCAG ATCCTTCTTGCAAGAGGAGCCAGTCGGTTGACTTTGAACTGCAATGG GTGGCTGCCACTTGATGTTGCCAGGATGTGGGGTCGTCATTGGCTTGAGCCCTTGCTGGCACCTAATTCTGATACCACAATACCTAGATTTCCTTCTTCCAATTACTTGTCTTTGCCTCTTTCGAGTGTACTTAACATAGCAAG AGAATGTGGGTTGCAGTCCCCAACAACCCCCTTGGATGATGCTGACACTTGTGCAGTCTGCCTTGAAAGAGTATGTAGTGTTGCTGCTGAAG GATGTGGGCATGAGTTATGCGTAAGGTGTGCACTCTATCTTTGCTCAACAAGCCACATTCCCTCCAATATCGTGGCCCCACCAGGGTCTATCCCGTGCCCACTTTGTAGACATGGCATTCTCTCCTTTGTCAAATTGCCCATTTCGCCGGTAAAAGAAAATAGGTTACATGTATCCCTTGGCCTCTGTACGCCATGCATGCTTCATCCCTGTGATGCAGATTGCCCATCACCTGCTTCGGAGATCCGAAATAATCGAGTTGCATCAGTTTCTTCGGATATTTTCTGTCCAGTTACCTGTAGTCCTTTTCCTTCTGTTGCCATCCCTTTGTGCACCTGCAATGATGGTCCTTGCCCCTCGTTTGAAAGTGGAGAGACAGAAATGCAAGATGGATCTCCAAGACGTTCACAATCTACATCGATTGAGCAGGATAAAATTGAAGGACCTAGACTGGAGAGAACAACCTGTTCAAACATGTTCTGGGGCAGGAGGAGCTGCAGTAGAGAGCATCAATGCAATTCAGAAATAAATGCTTGA